The DNA segment GAAAAAGAAAAAATGCTGAAAGCGGCTGAAGCAGCCGGCATCAAGCCTGCTCTGCTGCTTGGCTCGGTCTCGCAGGCCGATCGTTTCCTCGCCAATCCTAAGGGGGGGATCCGGCTGCGTGATTACTACAAGATCTACACGATGGAGCGTTATCGCAGCTTTGTCGAAATCGCGACAGGCAACATCGTTGAAGAACCGGACTGGTACAACAAAGGGGTCGCCGACCTGAGATCCAAGCAATCGGATAACGGGGCTTGGGGGATCAAAGATGCCTACGGCAGCGGCGGTGCCGTGAATGATGAACCGGCAGTCGCGACCGCGTTTGCCATCCTGTTCCTAATCCGAAGCACCAAGAAATCGATTGTCTCCTTCAGCCAAGCGACCGCTCGCGGCGGCCAGGGGCTCCCTAAAGACGCCAGCGAAATTCGCATGGAAGGTGGCCAAGTGAAAGGTTCACAGGTCGCCGGAGCCGTTGACGGGTTGTTGAACCTGCTGGAACAAGATGGGGCCGACGAACTGGACGGCCAGTCGATCCCCGAAGACCTCAAACTGGCGACCGAGCCCGAAGCCCGCCGCAAACAACTGGACCGTTTGATCCGCTTGGTACGGGGCAGCCAATCCTGGCAAGCGCGCCGCGTCGCAGCCCGAGTCCTAGGGCAAAGCGGGGAACTTCGCGTGGTCCCAGCATTGATCTATGCCTTGAGCGACAATGACACCTACGTCAGGCGATTTGCCCGCGATGGCCTGCGATTTGTCAGCCGCCGCTTTGACGGATTTGGAATGCCAGACAAACCGAACGCCACCGAAATCAAAGCGGCTCAACAGGCTTGGCGCGATTGGTACTTAAGCCTTGACCCAGGCTATGTTTTCCTTGACGCTGATTCGTGATCCAATCTTCTCTCGACATTTAAACCAATGAACGATCCTCACACCGATCCCGAATCCGATCCCATTATCGATGCGGAAGCCGTTTCCGACGACGAATTAGTCGTGGAAGCCGAAGCCGTTGCCGACGATGGAATCGAGGAACTAGCCGTTGCCGAAGTGGTTCCACAGGTCGTTTCTCCAAAAGCGATAAAACCACTTAAACCGACCGAAGGCCCGAACCTAAAAACTTCCCGATTCGATTCGGTTAGTTCTTGGTTGATGGCCCTGGCCCTGTTCGTGGGGATTTTCGTCACCCTGTTGTTTGTGATCTGGCTGACTCGCAATATGAAATTTGCGTCCAAGCCGTTCCCACCGATCATCGAAGAAGCGGCTGGCCGAGGCGACAACGCGGAAGGCTTTGAACGCGACTTTGAACCTCCAGGCGCCGAAGAGGTTGAAGAACTAACGGAACCCACGTTGGCGGACACTCTTGAAGCGGTCACCGACGCCGTCAGTAGCGTGGCCGCATCGCTGGACACGATGAACACCAACGCACCGGCCAGCACCGCTGGCACAGGCTCCGGGGACAGCCGGCCGCCCGGCCCCGAAGGAGAGGGCGAAGATATTGTTCCGCGTTTCGAACGCTGGCGATTGAATTTCAAAGCCAAAGACGTTTCCTCGTACGCCAAACAACTTGATTTCTACAAAATCGAATTGGCGGCCGTCGGTGGCGGAGTCCAAGGGGTCGACATCGCTTCGAACCTCAGTGGCGGAGGCAAGAAACGCAAAGTGGACACCGAAGATCCGGCCGCTAAACGGCTCTATTTCAGCTGGACCGACCCCTCGGTCAACTTCGCCGCCTGGGATGAACAACTGCTAAAGAAAGCAGGCGTTCCCCTGGGAGGAAAGCGAATTCGGATTCAACTGATTCCTGAAAATCTAGAAAACGAGCTAGCCCATATCGAACTCGCCTACGCGACCGAAAAAGGACATCCCAGCGTGACCGAGATCGCTCAAACCGTTTTCGAATCGACCGGATCCGGCAATAGCTTTAAGTTTGAAGTCATCGAGCAACGGTACCGCAAAACGAAGTAGTCGCTGCCAAAATCAACAGCGACGATCGTCTCACCGCAACCAACCGCTCCAACGGTCCTCACATCACTCCTCCATACCTCTAAGGCGGAAGCGATGTAACGAAACATGAAAACAACACCGTTCGAACAGGTCAGTGGTTTCCTAACAGCCACCGCATGGCTTGCTGGCGTGACCGTTGCATGACGCTATTTCCGAATATCTCTCAAACCGTTTTTTGATTACAAGCGGGCAAGCCAAACCAGCGTTCTGTCGTGATCAGTCAACGGTATCAGAAGACATCGACTCCCCTACCCTTATAACTTTGACGGCGAAGGTCGATTGTTGCCTGCTTCTACCCCTTGTTTATCGATCTGCCTGCCGACTTACTCTCGCGCCGACTTGCTGGAACGATGTCTAACGGCGTTGCTCCCCCAACTGGATCCGTACGCGAATAAGATCGAGTGCATTGTTAGCGACAATGCTTCACCCGATCACACGCCAGAGATCATTGCTAAGTTCGCAAAACATCCTTGCCTCCGTTCTTTCCGCAACGAAACCAACCTGGGAATTTTGGGAAACATCACAACCGTGGTGACCCAATATGCGACGGGCAAATACGCCTTCCTAATCGGGGACGATGACATCGTTCTCCCCGGGGCCATTGAACGGATCATGAATATCCTGCAGCGACCGGACGCCCCCGATTTGGTCGCTCTAAATGTCGGGTACCAAGACGGCGAGCACCGCCCGCAGGCGGCTGAACTAGCCGCCTTCTTACAAACCATGACGATGACCAAAACGTTGCGACCACATGCGGCCAGTGGTCGTTATTCGTTATCGGAATTGCTGACCGGTCCCGACGCCGACTTCACTGCGTCCTACAGTGTCATCATTCCTCGGCAGTGGTGGTGTGACGAATTCCCAACACCCTTCCTTGATGCTCCGTTTACCGAAGTCCGCAACACCTACCCACACGCGCACCTGATCGCCAAGCGGATGGGTAACCAGCTGGGAGAACTGATCGCGGAACCGTCCGTTCTGATTTTCGAAATGCCAGCGAACGAATTTAGTTGGTCAAAATACCGTGGCATCGTGTCAACGTTACACTCCGTTTCGCTGCTCAAAGAATTCAGCAAAAACGGCGTACCGCAAGAAACCTTGGCTCCCTACTTCCTGAACCTTCTGCAGCACCGCAGTGCTTTTCTGGGCGATCTACTATGGGATCCGGATTGCGCCGGTGGCTGGCGTGAAGCGATTCGATACGGATGGGATCTTAAACGACATCCCTACGAACTGCTGCGCTCATTTGCCATCGCTGGGCTCCACCCAAAATCCCCGCGATGGTTGCGTTGGTTGGCGGAATCAAGACTTAAAAATTCGCAGTGAGCGCCCTCTGTTGAAAAGGGATAATCAAATCGCCAGCGTGTGATTTTTCTGTCGTCGTTTCACGACCGCATGTTCGCGCCTTGGGCCACCCTTATCGCTTTCCTAAATCATCAACTATTTGGGTTGCCCATTGGCGGAATCGTGCAGGCGACTTCAACAGAGCGTTGGCCTCGGTTCGGCTTAATTCGGGAAACCAACGATCGATCAATCGATTACGATGTTCGGGGCAGTCGATATCAAACGCGTTATCCCGAACCAAGCGATTTAACTGGTTCTCTTGTTCGGCCTGCAGACGCGCACTCAAAGCCTCTGTCCATTCGACCGAATCCAGACAACGATCAACGGAGGCTTCCCAATCTTCATATGCCGTTTGCCCATGGGCGACCTCCAAGAACCGCCGGAGCGAACGTGTTAGTGGTCGCTCGCCACACAGCGGATTGTCCGTTCTCTTGACTCCGGCAAGCGTCCAACCGGGCTCCACTGCAAAATCGATCCCTCGCTGCTGCGGTTCGATCCAAAACCGACGCTCCCTTGTTTCCGCTCTTCGACTAAAAACCGACTCGACCAAGACCTCCTCCCCCCATCGACATTCAACTTGTATTTGCTCTGGGGAATAAGTCACCGATTCGATCGATTTCAAACGCCAATCCGGGCGCACGACGTTTAACAGGCTCCAGACATGGGGAAACATGTCGGTGATGTAGTCGGTCGTTAACTCGGGCGACTTCCGTTCGCCATGGCGAATTTCCTGCCACGGGTCGCACCAACGGATCTGTATTTTGTCGGGAATACATCCGGCCACCGATCGCGAGAAATC comes from the Roseimaritima multifibrata genome and includes:
- a CDS encoding HEAT repeat domain-containing protein, which produces MPLQASVHAAKPTDPQVQAMIRKGIQFLHSEESMKGLGHREGSEMLIAYAVFKVDHEENDPIVKRGLDQAIRYAGQSASQIRNHTYANYEMAVAILLLAEVDPVKYENEIRKLRDVFVSGQRGHGGYGYYSEQAGDISQTQYVMLALWTLDKNGFQIPTNATIGVTTFFLRTQAPQGGWGYKGNVAPKVGQKIPQDNRVGETLTMGGAGSLLIAGELFGFWESPNLDPALAELPIAFKPAESEKEKMLKAAEAAGIKPALLLGSVSQADRFLANPKGGIRLRDYYKIYTMERYRSFVEIATGNIVEEPDWYNKGVADLRSKQSDNGAWGIKDAYGSGGAVNDEPAVATAFAILFLIRSTKKSIVSFSQATARGGQGLPKDASEIRMEGGQVKGSQVAGAVDGLLNLLEQDGADELDGQSIPEDLKLATEPEARRKQLDRLIRLVRGSQSWQARRVAARVLGQSGELRVVPALIYALSDNDTYVRRFARDGLRFVSRRFDGFGMPDKPNATEIKAAQQAWRDWYLSLDPGYVFLDADS
- a CDS encoding glycosyltransferase family 2 protein — translated: MPASTPCLSICLPTYSRADLLERCLTALLPQLDPYANKIECIVSDNASPDHTPEIIAKFAKHPCLRSFRNETNLGILGNITTVVTQYATGKYAFLIGDDDIVLPGAIERIMNILQRPDAPDLVALNVGYQDGEHRPQAAELAAFLQTMTMTKTLRPHAASGRYSLSELLTGPDADFTASYSVIIPRQWWCDEFPTPFLDAPFTEVRNTYPHAHLIAKRMGNQLGELIAEPSVLIFEMPANEFSWSKYRGIVSTLHSVSLLKEFSKNGVPQETLAPYFLNLLQHRSAFLGDLLWDPDCAGGWREAIRYGWDLKRHPYELLRSFAIAGLHPKSPRWLRWLAESRLKNSQ
- a CDS encoding Gfo/Idh/MocA family oxidoreductase — encoded protein: MNSKRQAMAVIGGGRWARVLLTVLRDLVSQLNGKGTTEIDSIFWVTDHAPQAAQVYLDNQQWENVSLVPRSKIPFSELVAGVVASSPRQHFADCQLLLDAKVPVLCEKPLVTSSREAGQLQALAAKQKTPLGVELPLMHAGFFRDFSRSVAGCIPDKIQIRWCDPWQEIRHGERKSPELTTDYITDMFPHVWSLLNVVRPDWRLKSIESVTYSPEQIQVECRWGEEVLVESVFSRRAETRERRFWIEPQQRGIDFAVEPGWTLAGVKRTDNPLCGERPLTRSLRRFLEVAHGQTAYEDWEASVDRCLDSVEWTEALSARLQAEQENQLNRLVRDNAFDIDCPEHRNRLIDRWFPELSRTEANALLKSPARFRQWATQIVDDLGKR